A single window of Labrus mixtus chromosome 23, fLabMix1.1, whole genome shotgun sequence DNA harbors:
- the f13a1b gene encoding coagulation factor XIII A chain, giving the protein MSSQGATVTPSSAPPTPSGLPPKVTNRGRSTDPISSSNFDSTNIPEFEPFGLPGPRGFPPLTEFLDISEVDMIRKPEESNKKQHHTDFFNSIDLIVRRGQEFQVTITFNRPYNAAKDKFAVEFTIGTSPQYSKGTYIPVFPNKERPTSWEGRINNTAGNTVTIGVTPAANCIVGKYQMYVAVMTPFGIRRTRRDDSRNLYILFNPWVAEDAVFLDDETERQECVMNEIGIIYHGAYDDIAERNWNYGQFNYGVLDACLYIMDRSEMPITNRGDPIKVTRKASAMLNSRDDEGVLVGNWSGDYTYGVAPTSWTGSTDILINYLKSKMPVCYAQCWVYAAVFNTFLRCLGIPSRVVTNYFSAHDNDGNLKTDIILDESGRIDRNRTRDSIWNYHCWNECFMSRPDLPSGFGGWQVVDATPQETSDGMYRCGPASVMAIKHGQTCYPFDAAFVFAEVNSDVVFYSRNREGTMEPVKVNRTHVGRLVLTKAPGNMTRRDITDQYKFPEGSTEERTVLEKAEEYGCKREKSDPPPADVDLVLPSLEVNIGDDFELSLEFINHSDQRHIVNTYISGSVVYYTGVTATEFLFMNPTVKLGPNESVKELVVVESKHYMKHLVEQANLNFIATGKVKETGQIISAMKVVPLHNPKLTVTVSEGGRVSEEMTATVEFTNPFTFNLEDVYVRMEGPGIMLPKQKYYRLIPAGFSLVWVEFFTPQRAGSSRVIATLDCPTLTQVHGTASVTIEP; this is encoded by the exons ATGTCCAGTCAAGGAGCCACTGTGACCCCCTCCTCTGCCCCCCCTACCCCCTCCGGACTCCCTCCCAAAGTGACCAACCGCGGACGCTCTACAGATCCCATCTCCAGCTCCAACTTTGACTCAACAAACATTCCTGAATTTGAGCCCTTTGGTTTGCCAGGACCGAGAGGATTTCCACCTCTGACTG aatttCTTGATATCTCGGAAGTGGACATGATAAGGAAGCCAGAGGAGAGCAACAAGAAACAACACCACACCGACTTCTTCAACTCCATCGATCTCATCGTGCGTCGAGGACAGGAGTTCCAGGTGACCATCACCTTCAACCGTCCCTACAATGCTGCGAAGGACAAGTTCGCCGTGGAGTTCACTATCG GCACCAGCCCTCAGTACAGCAAGGGCACCTACATTCCAGTCTTCCCCAACAAGGAGCGTCCGACCTCCTGGGAAGGTCGCATAAATAACACCGCTGGCAACACGGTCACCATCGGCGTCACCCCCGCGGCAAACTGCATTGTGGGAAAGTACCAAATGTACGTGGCCGTGATGACGCCCTTTGGCATCCGAAGAACGAGACGAGATGACTCCCGAAACCTCTACATCCTCTTCAACCCATGGGTGGCAG AGGACGCTGTGTTTCTGGACGATGAGACCGAGaggcaggagtgtgtgatgaacGAGATAGGGATCATCTATCACGGCGCATACGACGACATCGCAGAGAGGAACTGGAACTATGGACAG TTTAACTATGGAGTTCTGGATGCCTGTCTGTACATCATGGACCGCTCTGAGATGCCCATCACCAACAGAGGAGACCCCATCAAGGTGACCAGAAAGGCCTCAGCTATG CTGAACTCTCGTGATGACGAAGGCGTGCTGGTGGGGAACTGGAGTGGTGACTACACCTATGGAGTGGCGCCCACTTCCTGGACTGGCAGCACAGACATCCTGATCAACTACCTAAAAAGCAAGATGCCCGTCTGCTACGCTCAGTGCTGGGTCTACGCCGCCGTCTTCAACACCT TCCTGCGCTGCCTGGGCATCCCATCGAGGGTCGTCACCAACTACTTCTCTGCTCATGACAACGATGGAAACCTGAAAACTGACATCATCCTGGACGAGAGCGGCAGAATCGACCGCAACCGCACCAGAGACTCTATCTG GAACTATCACTGCTGGAATGAGTGCTTCATGTCCAGACCAGATCTCCCATCCGGCTTCGGAGGCTGGCAGGTTGTGGATGCGACACCACAGGAGACCAGCGATG GGATGTACAGATGTGGTCCTGCATCAGTCATGGCCATCAAACATGGACAGACATGCTACCCATTTGATGCAGCCTTTGTGTTTGCTGAG GTCAACAGCGATGTCGTGTTTTATTCCCGCAACAGAGAGGGAACTATGGAGCCGGTCAAAGTGAACCGGACCCACGTAGGGCGCTTGGTGTTGACTAAAGCTCCAGGAAACATGACCCGCCGTGACATCACCGATCAGTACAAGTTTCCTGAAG GCAGTACAGAGGAGCGGACCGTCCTGGAGAAAGCCGAGGAATATGGCTGCAAACGGGAGAAGTCTGATCCTCCTCCGGCTGACGTGGACCTGGTCCTGCCCAGTCTGGAAGTCAACATTGGTGACGACTTTGAGCTGAGCCTGGAGTTCATAAACCACAGCGACCAGCGCCACATCGTGAACACCTACATCAGTGGGAGCGTGGTGTATTACACCGGAGTCACGGCCACTGAGTTCCTGTTCATGAATCCCACCGTGAAGCTCGGCCCGAACGAGA GTGTGAAGgagctggtggtggtggagtcAAAGCATTACATGAAGCACCTGGTGGAGCAGGCCAACCTCAACTTCATCGCTACAGGGAAGGTCAAGGAGACCGGACAGATCATCAGCGCCATGAAAGTCGTCCCTCTGCACAATCCCAAACTCACCGTCACG GTGTCTGAGGGGGGAAGAGTGAGTGAAGAGATGACTGCGACTGTGGAGTTTACAAACCCCTTCACCTTCAACCTGGAGGACGTCTACGTTCGTATGGAAGGACCCGGGATCATGCTGCCCAAGCAGAAGTATTACAG ACTGATCCCAGCAGGCTTCTCCCTGGTCTGGGTGGAGTTTTTCACCCCGCAGAGGGCCGGCAGCAGCAGGGTGATCGCAACTCTGGATTGTCCCACTCTCACACAGGTCCACGGCACGGCGTCCGTCACCATCGAGCCCTGA
- the LOC132958829 gene encoding growth-regulated protein homolog gamma-like: MKTAIFCLVFLACASICFSTLILDCRCLGYHKNVRVHRIADVEVLEPNPYCNKKEVIVKLTTGGSLCLNPSSEFTKRVLKVVQMSAFRRKNTAGQTATPASSTEKPTARS; encoded by the exons ATGAAAACTGCAATCTTCTGCTTGGTTTTCCTGGCCTGCGCTTCCATTTGCTTTTCAACAC TTATATTGGATTGCCGGTGCTTAGGGTACCACAAGAACGTACGAGTTCATCGCATTGCTGATGTCGAAGTTCTTGAACCTAATCCATACTGCAATAAAAAAGAAGTCAT TGTCAAACTGACAACCGGCGGCTCACTTTGTCTCAACCCCTCATCAGAGTTCACCAAACGCGTCCTCAAAGTCGTACAAAT GTCGGCATTTCGTAGGAAGAACACGGCTGGCCAAACAGCAACCCCTGCGTCCTCCACAGAAAAGCCAACAGCGCGATCTTAA
- the cxcl19 gene encoding C-X-C motif chemokine 19, whose product MKLCILLVLGTLTVLVNGMPPISRDYNTHCRCPQVESRIIPPDNLRSIKLVPEGPHCPETEVIAGLVSGEKVCLNPNSSWVKKLIHYVLEKQLHQQGVAVPKNRA is encoded by the exons ATGAAGCTCTGCATCCTGCTGGTGCTCGGGACCCTGACTGTCCTCGTTAACG GTATGCCGCCAATCAGCAGGGACTACAACACACACTGTCGGTGCCCCCAGGTGGAGTCGAGGATCATCCCTCCAGACAACCTGAGGAGCATCAAGCTCGTCCCCGAAGGTCCACACTGCCCCGAGACAGAAGTCAT AGCTGGACTCGTGAGCGGGGAGAAAGTTTGCCTGAACCCTAATTCCTCCTGGGTGAAGAAGCTGATCCACTATGTTCTTGAGAAACAGCTACACCAGCAGGGTGTGGCCGTTCCTAAGAACAGAGCATAG